From Candidatus Auribacterota bacterium, a single genomic window includes:
- a CDS encoding cyclophilin-like fold protein, protein MKIMFKAGSGSFEAELNSSPAAKVIGGKLPLSSEVNTWGDEIYFDIGISCPRDGQTMTVKVGDVGYWPQGKCLCVFFGPTPASSGTDPVPASPVVIVGKTSAPVKLLRSIRDGEKITISAA, encoded by the coding sequence ATGAAGATAATGTTCAAGGCTGGGTCAGGATCGTTCGAGGCAGAGTTGAACAGCAGTCCCGCGGCGAAGGTGATCGGCGGAAAGCTGCCGCTCTCGTCAGAGGTGAATACCTGGGGGGATGAGATCTATTTCGATATAGGAATCTCCTGCCCGCGGGATGGACAGACAATGACCGTGAAGGTCGGGGATGTAGGGTACTGGCCCCAGGGGAAGTGCCTCTGTGTCTTCTTCGGCCCCACGCCCGCGAGCTCCGGTACTGATCCCGTCCCGGCGAGCCCGGTCGTCATTGTGGGAAAAACGAGCGCGCCGGTGAAGCTGCTGAGGAGCATCAGGGATGGGGAGAAGATAACTATTTCTGCCGCTTAG